In the Leptospira sp. WS4.C2 genome, one interval contains:
- a CDS encoding helicase has translation MSQETVLYQELEKLDLNEIKKIASLWNIQKIPGKDKKSTILGLMETFQNEFYLKGILEKFTPLQVNILTSILKNKGVMTLGEISRKVNIPPINVEMELNVLRKYYLLYQRKNRERLTNNLDKYHTYDEYLKLIKVETNPKGEKFKFSIEKSLHKATLAELPEEWKTAVGVKKGEHIETFLQDALATEFLQKLIDELSDFDKDVLHQIYIHGGVIEADTIRNYITVNRGRFEQTIPHLTSLYLVRDLYYVEDKFIRVIVIPKEILDHLQFSPILPPVKKGTRVRQEKISANGLDFFLNVKKLISYISRKGLNLAKSGKIKQADHKRTETELLSPDIEIFPEKSQVYQIELILPILKLLGYVDIKGENVILVQDTDEFLKKDIFEIMKLVIHEVNEARTRRLNPAEVFTATEVPFYEKGILDKTVKLIMAHGKINTSVIFSHIIRDHLVFSPTFQIKTYEEDLADLRKEIISAIFYLQLFGLIEVEYPQRNLSLSELGAHYFNHEALVTVTEKGGITINPDFSIIAFPDRVSLHGIHLLKAFCELKDYDRVYTFLLTKDSFQLGILLGYDKETFIHFLRESSKAELAQNLLFLLDDWGNNLPIVTITEDSVLLRTKDSQVMELLLGQIKGKKFVLEEVSPTGIIIEKSKVMEVIAIAEKLNMIIRLNR, from the coding sequence ATGAGCCAAGAAACCGTCCTGTACCAAGAGTTAGAGAAACTCGATCTCAACGAGATCAAAAAAATCGCAAGCCTTTGGAACATCCAAAAGATCCCGGGAAAGGACAAAAAATCGACAATTTTGGGCCTCATGGAGACTTTCCAGAACGAGTTTTACCTAAAAGGGATCCTGGAAAAGTTCACTCCCTTACAAGTCAATATTCTAACATCCATTTTAAAGAACAAAGGGGTAATGACTCTCGGAGAGATTTCGAGAAAGGTCAACATTCCACCTATCAACGTGGAGATGGAACTCAACGTTCTTCGCAAATACTACCTTCTTTACCAAAGAAAGAATCGCGAACGCCTAACAAACAATTTAGACAAATACCATACTTATGATGAGTACTTAAAACTCATAAAGGTAGAGACAAATCCTAAAGGTGAGAAGTTCAAATTCTCGATTGAGAAGTCTTTACACAAAGCAACTCTTGCAGAACTTCCAGAAGAATGGAAAACAGCAGTTGGCGTCAAAAAAGGCGAACACATTGAAACATTCTTACAGGATGCACTCGCGACAGAATTCCTTCAAAAGTTAATTGATGAACTTTCTGATTTTGACAAAGATGTTCTCCATCAAATTTACATTCATGGTGGTGTGATTGAAGCGGATACGATCCGTAACTACATCACTGTGAACCGAGGCAGGTTTGAACAAACCATTCCTCATCTAACATCTCTTTATCTTGTACGTGATTTATATTATGTAGAAGATAAATTCATTCGGGTCATTGTCATCCCGAAAGAGATTTTAGATCATTTGCAGTTTTCTCCTATTTTACCTCCGGTAAAAAAAGGCACGCGAGTTCGTCAGGAAAAAATTTCTGCCAATGGTCTTGATTTTTTCTTAAACGTAAAAAAACTCATTTCTTATATTTCGCGTAAAGGTTTGAATCTTGCGAAATCAGGAAAAATCAAACAAGCGGATCATAAAAGAACGGAAACAGAACTTTTATCTCCTGATATTGAAATTTTCCCTGAAAAGAGCCAGGTTTACCAAATTGAACTCATACTGCCTATCTTAAAACTTTTGGGTTATGTAGATATCAAAGGTGAGAATGTGATTCTTGTTCAAGATACAGATGAATTTCTAAAGAAAGATATCTTTGAAATCATGAAACTTGTCATTCATGAAGTCAATGAAGCAAGAACTCGTCGCCTCAATCCTGCAGAAGTATTTACAGCAACCGAAGTTCCGTTTTATGAAAAAGGAATTTTGGATAAAACTGTAAAACTCATCATGGCCCATGGAAAGATCAACACTTCAGTTATTTTTTCTCATATCATTCGTGACCATTTGGTTTTTTCTCCTACCTTCCAAATCAAAACCTATGAAGAGGATTTGGCTGATCTACGAAAAGAAATCATCTCCGCAATTTTTTACTTACAACTGTTTGGCCTCATTGAAGTGGAATACCCACAACGAAATCTTAGCCTCTCGGAACTTGGTGCTCATTACTTCAACCACGAAGCCCTTGTTACAGTAACAGAAAAAGGTGGAATCACCATTAACCCTGACTTCTCGATCATTGCTTTCCCTGATCGAGTGTCTTTACATGGAATTCATTTACTAAAAGCATTCTGTGAATTAAAAGATTATGACAGAGTGTATACTTTTTTACTTACCAAAGATAGTTTCCAATTAGGTATCCTACTTGGGTACGACAAAGAAACTTTCATTCATTTCTTACGAGAATCATCTAAAGCGGAATTGGCACAAAACTTACTCTTCTTACTGGATGATTGGGGCAATAACTTACCAATCGTAACCATTACAGAAGACTCGGTTCTTCTTCGAACTAAAGACTCGCAAGTGATGGAACTTCTTCTCGGTCAAATCAAAGGGAAGAAGTTTGTATTGGAAGAA
- a CDS encoding ABC1 kinase family protein, with the protein MDSLSELVSFGWQSSLRVAHSSFVFTSKAIGILTQLAKGEPNHREIAITLREAFSNLGATYIKLGQFIASAPSLFPKEYVEEMQACLDSVRPVAFRDIRSSVERELGGKLESLFHSFEESPLASASIAQVHAAVTKEGLDVVVKVQRPDVHLTLKTDMQILGILTKILEFIAPEFKKSGLTAMFDEFQISILQEIDFIQEAKNIEEFEEYLLRVKESRARVPRVYHTLSSKKVLTMERFYGVPITDEVGLRKFTNNPRKVLSDALEIWFSSLSNQGFFHADVHAGNLMILKDGTIGFIDFGIVGRISPKIWKGLMLFTQGIGIGEPTLVAQGLVEMDSTDSGVNPTLLAKELDAVFNELESVYVHLTDNEMFDESRVNRIMYDMKEIAEKNGLKIPREFALLMKQMLYFDRYVKSMAPEINLFRDSQKFAIS; encoded by the coding sequence ATGGATTCCCTTTCTGAACTAGTTTCTTTTGGTTGGCAATCAAGCCTTCGAGTCGCCCATTCCAGTTTCGTGTTCACCTCCAAGGCAATTGGGATTCTCACCCAGCTGGCAAAGGGAGAACCCAACCACAGAGAAATCGCCATCACCCTAAGAGAAGCTTTTTCTAATCTCGGAGCCACCTATATCAAATTAGGTCAGTTCATTGCCAGTGCCCCTTCCCTCTTTCCCAAGGAATATGTGGAGGAAATGCAGGCCTGTTTGGACTCCGTCCGCCCCGTCGCATTCAGGGATATCCGTTCCTCCGTAGAACGAGAATTGGGTGGGAAACTGGAATCGTTATTCCATAGTTTTGAAGAATCTCCTCTGGCCTCAGCTTCCATTGCTCAGGTCCATGCCGCCGTAACCAAAGAAGGGCTTGATGTGGTGGTCAAAGTCCAAAGGCCAGATGTCCACCTAACTTTAAAAACCGACATGCAGATTTTAGGTATCCTTACAAAAATTTTAGAGTTCATTGCTCCTGAATTTAAAAAATCTGGACTCACTGCTATGTTCGATGAATTCCAAATTTCTATATTACAAGAAATCGACTTTATTCAAGAAGCAAAGAATATAGAAGAGTTTGAAGAATACTTATTACGAGTAAAAGAATCAAGAGCAAGAGTTCCGAGAGTTTACCATACACTTTCTTCTAAAAAAGTTTTGACCATGGAACGATTCTATGGTGTTCCCATTACCGATGAAGTTGGCCTTCGCAAGTTCACAAACAATCCAAGAAAGGTTTTAAGTGATGCTTTGGAGATTTGGTTCTCTTCTTTATCTAACCAAGGATTTTTTCATGCTGATGTCCATGCAGGGAACTTGATGATCCTAAAAGATGGAACCATAGGTTTCATTGATTTCGGCATTGTGGGCAGGATCTCTCCCAAAATTTGGAAGGGGCTTATGTTATTTACTCAAGGAATTGGAATTGGTGAACCTACGTTAGTTGCTCAAGGTTTGGTTGAAATGGATTCGACTGATAGCGGAGTGAATCCGACCCTCCTTGCAAAAGAATTAGATGCAGTTTTTAATGAATTAGAATCAGTCTATGTACATTTAACTGATAATGAGATGTTTGACGAATCTAGGGTCAACCGAATCATGTATGACATGAAGGAAATTGCCGAAAAAAATGGATTAAAAATTCCTAGAGAATTTGCACTCCTCATGAAACAAATGTTATACTTTGATCGCTATGTAAAATCTATGGCTCCTGAAATCAACCTTTTCCGAGACTCACAGAAATTTGCAATCTCATAA
- a CDS encoding FeoA family protein → MTIQDLKIGEIAEIVSLDSEKLPKPMLTELLELGFFPGAEITLKDKSQILGKMICSLSGTTIALRINDGNAIEIKLKQT, encoded by the coding sequence ATGACAATTCAAGATTTAAAAATTGGCGAAATTGCAGAAATCGTTTCCTTAGATTCCGAAAAACTTCCAAAACCTATGTTAACCGAATTATTAGAACTCGGTTTTTTCCCAGGTGCAGAAATAACATTAAAAGATAAATCTCAAATACTCGGGAAAATGATCTGTAGTTTAAGTGGGACCACAATTGCTCTACGGATTAACGACGGGAATGCGATAGAAATTAAATTAAAACAAACATGA